One window of Nostoc sp. C052 genomic DNA carries:
- a CDS encoding pilus assembly protein PilO, whose translation MTLSDDLNFGEQGGEFEQATPASPVVFGIAFTPKIIGILVGVIGLGIAGYILVNLLMPAWENYQQQQAKTSELQGQIEQKKANIKQIDKLKDELAQAKQQKVQVLGLFANEKSLDTLLLDLNRLIESGNTPTSISTVRAKLNKFTPVSQKPEPVADGSLGLQVDNKLKRSSINAQITGTYEQTQSIIRNIERLQPLLIVKDYQSTLAPAEARSPSDKSRVRVGPAAINTSFQLQVLMPLSPEEIAAAAAKAAPKK comes from the coding sequence ATGACGCTGAGTGATGATTTAAATTTTGGCGAACAAGGTGGGGAATTCGAGCAGGCAACGCCAGCATCCCCCGTGGTCTTTGGTATTGCTTTTACACCAAAAATTATTGGGATTTTGGTGGGGGTAATTGGTTTAGGGATAGCAGGTTATATATTGGTAAACTTGCTGATGCCAGCTTGGGAAAACTATCAGCAGCAGCAAGCCAAAACCTCAGAACTACAAGGGCAAATTGAGCAAAAAAAAGCCAATATCAAACAGATTGATAAACTTAAAGACGAACTAGCGCAGGCAAAGCAGCAAAAAGTTCAGGTTTTAGGTTTATTTGCTAACGAAAAAAGCTTAGATACATTGTTGTTGGATTTGAACCGCTTAATTGAGTCTGGCAATACTCCAACCTCTATTAGTACGGTAAGAGCCAAACTGAATAAATTCACGCCAGTTTCCCAAAAACCAGAACCCGTTGCCGATGGAAGTCTAGGACTACAGGTTGACAACAAGCTAAAACGCAGCAGTATCAATGCCCAAATTACAGGAACTTATGAACAAACACAATCGATAATTCGTAACATTGAGCGGTTACAGCCTTTGTTAATAGTTAAAGATTATCAATCAACTTTGGCTCCAGCCGAAGCAAGATCTCCATCAGATAAAAGTCGGGTACGGGTTGGCCCAGCAGCGATTAATACATCATTCCAGCTACAGGTATTGATGCCACTTAGTCCAGAAGAAATAGCAGCGGCAGCGGCTAAAGCTGCCCCGAAAAAGTAG
- a CDS encoding PilN domain-containing protein translates to MYSLDVNFLKDRPAYQKKPEGKGGIAFKFPTGDLTLVYVGVAVGIGLPALLGVSWWLLQGKIVELEGTVAQLDQESKRLDTEIGNLNKIKAETKSVKEETQALVTVFDQIRPWSAMLQDLRDRIPAPVQIKSIKQMPPIAVVAGQPPNNPAGGLEITGLARSFNDVNDFLLSLQQSQFLKPTETRIITAGLVDAPLPPSVGKPANGVIITPPQVVEYTIQSSMNDVPASELIRELEKKGTVGLVTRIRSIQQTGVILK, encoded by the coding sequence ATGTACAGCCTAGATGTTAATTTTCTTAAAGACCGCCCAGCATACCAGAAAAAGCCTGAGGGAAAGGGAGGAATAGCCTTCAAGTTTCCTACGGGGGATTTGACACTAGTGTATGTGGGAGTTGCAGTAGGTATAGGTCTTCCAGCTTTATTGGGAGTTAGTTGGTGGTTATTGCAAGGGAAGATTGTGGAATTGGAGGGGACAGTTGCACAACTAGATCAGGAAAGCAAGAGGTTAGATACAGAAATCGGAAATCTTAACAAAATTAAAGCCGAAACGAAGTCAGTTAAAGAGGAGACTCAAGCTTTAGTCACTGTATTTGACCAGATTCGTCCTTGGTCGGCAATGCTGCAAGATTTGCGCGATCGCATCCCCGCACCAGTACAAATTAAGAGCATTAAGCAAATGCCACCCATTGCGGTAGTGGCAGGTCAGCCACCAAATAATCCCGCTGGGGGATTAGAAATTACCGGATTGGCTCGTTCTTTTAATGATGTCAATGATTTCTTATTGAGTTTACAACAGTCTCAGTTTTTGAAGCCCACAGAAACCAGAATTATCACCGCAGGATTAGTAGATGCCCCTTTACCTCCAAGTGTGGGTAAACCTGCTAATGGTGTAATAATTACGCCACCACAAGTAGTTGAATACACTATTCAGTCCAGCATGAACGATGTTCCAGCTTCCGAATTAATTCGGGAGTTGGAGAAAAAAGGCACAGTGGGGTTAGTGACTCGAATTCGTAGTATCCAACAAACAGGAGTCATTCTAAAATGA
- a CDS encoding type IV pilus secretin family protein — MKQLHGNSFILGTAAFVFLASQPVWAQISQVTDVQLNPVDGGISVALKTSSGSRPQVFTTKRGKALVADVINTQLRLPQGNSFRQDTPAPGIASVEVSQLDANSIRVTVTGSNNTPNSQPVVRSPNGITLSFSPSAGNIASAPTPTAPTSTAPPLTTPAQPGQNSGVLVPNPQVTIDGQPAQAAGPGQPLSQAPPFLPRAVAPPVGDIAISAIDASPSTIDLGSQERVPRLVLRDAPVREVLSLLARAANLNLAYIGGDQAAGGQGGAAAPAISQTISLDIENEPVQDVFNYVLRLSGLEANRSNRTIFVGPKLPNSTRDMVMRNLRLNQVTVDVALNFLVGLGAESAVSRERQVTSVSAVAVGNAAAPITQTQTTTETKIERLTLEDSKYTTPLLRGLQALGDQRTNSLTLIGPPRLVEMAMTQLTQLDIRRRQVVVNVKIIDVNLNNTQDYNTSFSFGLGNNYFTNDGGAASLNFGGSRPATSSEVANSVTETPNITNPLSTGNIFVSPTATAGASSNPLQPGITAITPATATTPPTITYGLPSLYQFPKRLLSSLQAQVTNGNAKILTDPTLIVQEGQQALVNLTQEVVGNITIQTTDTSGGSRTERKIDKQKVGLTLSVKIDRIDDNGFVSLSVAPTVSAPSASQDIGNGSIILVSERSLTSGLIRLRDGQTLILSGIIQDQDRSTISKIPILGDLPLIGALFRKTNRSNQRNEVVVLLTPQIMDDSQNSSYGYNYNPSPEVRQILERRGLKLPSR; from the coding sequence GTGAAACAGCTTCACGGTAATAGTTTTATTTTAGGTACTGCCGCTTTTGTCTTTTTGGCAAGTCAACCAGTTTGGGCACAAATTAGTCAAGTGACTGATGTCCAATTAAATCCAGTTGATGGTGGAATTAGCGTTGCTTTGAAAACTTCTTCAGGGTCGCGCCCCCAAGTTTTCACTACGAAAAGAGGCAAAGCTTTAGTCGCAGATGTTATCAATACTCAATTACGATTACCACAAGGTAATAGCTTTCGTCAAGATACCCCAGCACCAGGAATTGCGTCTGTCGAGGTTAGTCAGCTTGATGCCAATAGCATTCGGGTAACGGTAACTGGTAGCAACAACACACCTAACAGTCAACCAGTGGTGCGATCGCCAAATGGAATTACACTCAGCTTTAGCCCATCGGCAGGCAATATAGCATCAGCACCTACGCCAACAGCACCAACATCTACAGCACCGCCTCTTACTACTCCAGCCCAACCTGGTCAAAACTCAGGTGTTCTCGTTCCCAACCCCCAAGTCACCATTGACGGACAACCTGCACAAGCTGCCGGTCCAGGTCAACCTCTGAGTCAGGCTCCACCTTTCTTACCCAGAGCCGTCGCCCCACCAGTGGGAGATATTGCTATTTCTGCTATCGATGCTTCTCCTAGCACTATTGACTTGGGAAGTCAGGAACGCGTTCCTCGTTTAGTGCTGCGAGATGCGCCGGTGCGTGAGGTTTTGTCATTGCTTGCCCGTGCTGCTAATTTGAACTTGGCTTATATCGGAGGCGATCAAGCTGCTGGAGGTCAAGGTGGTGCAGCAGCACCAGCAATCTCTCAAACAATCTCCCTAGATATCGAAAATGAGCCAGTGCAAGATGTGTTTAACTACGTCTTGCGTCTGAGTGGTTTAGAGGCTAATCGCAGTAATCGCACAATTTTTGTTGGGCCTAAACTACCCAATTCTACACGAGACATGGTTATGCGTAACCTGCGACTCAATCAGGTAACAGTCGATGTTGCCCTAAACTTTTTGGTCGGCTTGGGAGCAGAAAGTGCTGTCAGCCGAGAACGACAAGTTACCAGTGTTAGTGCTGTGGCTGTTGGGAATGCAGCTGCTCCCATCACCCAAACTCAAACGACCACGGAAACCAAAATTGAACGTCTAACCCTTGAGGACTCTAAATACACAACGCCTTTACTCCGAGGTCTACAGGCATTAGGAGACCAGCGTACTAATTCTTTGACCTTGATTGGTCCTCCCCGACTAGTTGAGATGGCGATGACTCAACTAACTCAGCTTGATATCCGTCGTCGTCAAGTGGTAGTTAACGTCAAGATTATCGATGTTAATCTCAATAACACCCAAGACTACAACACTAGCTTTTCTTTTGGGCTTGGCAACAACTATTTTACCAATGATGGAGGTGCGGCATCTCTGAATTTTGGTGGTTCCAGACCAGCTACTAGTTCTGAAGTAGCAAATAGTGTGACTGAGACACCTAATATTACCAATCCCCTTAGTACCGGAAATATTTTTGTTAGCCCAACAGCTACTGCTGGCGCAAGCTCTAATCCACTACAACCAGGTATCACAGCAATTACACCAGCAACAGCGACGACCCCTCCAACAATCACATACGGCTTGCCAAGTCTGTACCAATTCCCTAAACGGCTTCTCAGTAGTTTGCAAGCTCAAGTGACAAATGGTAATGCCAAAATTTTGACTGATCCAACCCTAATTGTACAAGAAGGTCAGCAAGCACTTGTCAATTTGACCCAGGAAGTGGTAGGAAACATAACCATCCAAACGACGGATACTTCTGGTGGTTCTAGGACAGAAAGAAAAATTGATAAACAAAAGGTTGGCTTAACCTTGAGTGTGAAAATTGATCGGATTGACGATAATGGGTTCGTTTCTCTATCGGTTGCTCCTACTGTTAGCGCTCCTTCAGCCTCACAAGATATAGGAAATGGAAGTATTATTTTAGTGTCTGAGCGTTCCCTTACTTCTGGCTTAATTCGCTTACGAGATGGTCAAACGCTCATTCTTTCCGGCATCATTCAAGACCAAGACCGATCAACTATCTCCAAGATTCCTATTTTGGGCGATCTTCCCCTGATTGGTGCGCTGTTTAGAAAGACAAATAGATCCAACCAGCGCAATGAAGTGGTTGTATTACTCACACCTCAAATCATGGACGACTCTCAGAACTCCTCCTACGGCTATAACTACAACCCCAGTCCAGAGGTACGGCAAATCCTTGAACGTCGAGGTTTGAAGCTTCCTAGTAGGTAA